CGATAGCGTCGCTGGTGGCTGCCCGCGCAGCCGGGCACGCACACCGGACGCACGTCGAGAGAATGAGGTGGACCTTTGAGCCGCTCGGTACTGGTCACCGGAGGAAACCGGGGCATCGGTCTGGCGATCGCCCAGAGCTTCGCCGAGGCGGGCGACAAGGTCGCCATCACCAGCCGGGGCGGCGAGGTCCCGGCGGAACTCGCCAAGTACGACGTCCTCGCCGTGCGGGCGGACATCACCGACGCCGCGCAGGTCGACGCCGCCTTCACCGAGATCGAGGCCGCCCACGGCCCGGTCGAGGTCCTGGTCGCCAACGCGGGCATCACCAAGGACACCCTGCTGCTGCGCATGTCCGAGGAGGAGTTCACCTCCGTCCTGGACACCAACCTCACCGGCGCCTTCCGGGTGGTCAAGCGCGCCGCCGCGAAGATGCTGCGCGCCCGCAAGGGCCGGGTCGTGCTGATCTCCTCCGTCGTCGGCCTCAGCGGCTCCGCCGGGCAGGCCAACTACGCCGCCTCCAAGTCCGGCCTGGTCGGCTTCG
The window above is part of the Kitasatospora sp. NA04385 genome. Proteins encoded here:
- the fabG gene encoding 3-oxoacyl-[acyl-carrier-protein] reductase, producing MSRSVLVTGGNRGIGLAIAQSFAEAGDKVAITSRGGEVPAELAKYDVLAVRADITDAAQVDAAFTEIEAAHGPVEVLVANAGITKDTLLLRMSEEEFTSVLDTNLTGAFRVVKRAAAKMLRARKGRVVLISSVVGLSGSAGQANYAASKSGLVGFARSLARELGSRNITVNVVAPGFVDTDMTAVLSEERRKEIVSGVPLGRYAAPAEIASAVRFLASDEAAYISGAVIPVDGGLGMGH